In one window of Notolabrus celidotus isolate fNotCel1 chromosome 15, fNotCel1.pri, whole genome shotgun sequence DNA:
- the jmjd4 gene encoding LOW QUALITY PROTEIN: 2-oxoglutarate and iron-dependent oxygenase JMJD4 (The sequence of the model RefSeq protein was modified relative to this genomic sequence to represent the inferred CDS: inserted 3 bases in 2 codons) produces MVTAHLANWLAEVEFTIMDREAYRNCCSLXKITRQSYEQFWSSHFLDYIDKELSYSKFFKKYLLPNHPCMFSKRFXEDWRCRKEWVSEEGKPNFQKLLQQFDETAVPVANCNAKEYNANPKQVMPFKEFIQYWKEYIQNGHSSPKGCLYLKDWHMARDFPEHNVYTTPVYFSSDWLNEYWDTLEVDDYRFVYMGPKGSWTPFHADVFRSYSWSANICGRKKWLLYPPGQEEFLRDTHGNLPYDITSAELRDKDLFPHFEEACQPLEIIQEAGEIIFVPSGWHHQVYNLEDTISINHNWLNGCNIDIMWQFLQNELSSVQKEINEWRNTMDSWHQHCQVIMKACSGIDFGEFASFLKIVAKNRMAFLNACSSGDPSDYPRHLSETLTTLGPYHAAFDLQRVAHIIECLLCNEDFKRLDHSTLTLQPETMLQQIRDTIQSTRGQHLLYQE; encoded by the exons ATGGTGACAGCTCATCTAGCTAACTGGCTAGCCGAGGTTGAGTTTACCATCATGGACAGGGAGGCGTACCGTAACTGCTGCAGCT GCAAAATCACAAGACAGTCTTATGAACAGTTTTGGTCTTCACATTTTTTAGATTACATCGACAAGGAGCTAAGCTATTCCAAGTTTTTCAAGAAATACTTGCTTCCAAACCACCCATGTATGTTTTCGAAGAGGTT AGAGGACTGGAGGTGTAGGAAAGAGTGGGTGTCTGAGGAGGGGAAGCCTAATTTCCAGAAACTGCTACAACAGTTTG ATGAGACTGCTGTTCCTGTTGCAAACTGCAATGCAAAGGAGTATAATGCAAACCCCAAACAAGTAATGCCTTTTAAAGAATTTATACAATACTGGAAGGAATACATCCAGAATGGTCACTCATCACCGAAAGGATGTCTATATCTAAAAGACTGGCACATGGCAAG GGATTTTCCTGAACATAATGTTTACACCACACCCGTCTACTTTTCTTCTGACTGGCTGAATGAATACTGGGATACACTTGAAGTAGATGACTACCGGTTTGTCTACATGGGACCCAAAGGCTCATG GACTCCGTTCCATGCCGATGTGTTCCGCTCCTACAGTTGGTCTGCAAACATCTGTGGCAGGAAGAAATGGCTCCTCTATCCCCCCGGTCAGGAGGAGTTTTTACGAGACACTCATGGCAACCTCCCTTATGACATCACATCAGCTGAACTTCGAGACAAGGACCTTTTTCCACACTTTGAGGAAGCCTGTCAGCCCCTTGAAATTATTCAAGAGGCAGGGGAAATAATTTTCGTGCCCAGTGGTTGGCACCACCAAGTTTATAATCTG GAGGACACCATCTCTATTAATCATAACTGGCTTAACGGCTGCAACATAGACATCATGTGGCAGTTCCTTCAGAATGAGCTGTCATCAGTTCAGAAGGAGATTAATGAATGGAGAAACACAATGGACTCGTGGCATCAGCACTGCCAG gtAATCATGAAAGCCTGCTCCGGTATCGACTTTGGAGAATTTGCCTCATTCCTGAAAATTGTTGCCAAGAACAGGATGGCTTTCCTGAATGCTTGTTCCTCTGGAGATCCCTCCGATTACCCCCGACATCTGTCAGAGACACTCACCACTCTTGGACCTTACCACGCTGCCTTTGACCTGCAAAGAGTGGCTCACATAATCGAATGCCTACTCTGCAACGAAGACTTCAAGCGGCTGGATCATTCAACTTTGACTTTGCAGCCAGAAACCATGCTACAGCAAATTCGTGACACCATACAatccaccagggggcagcatCTCCTCTATCAGGAATAA